A part of Blastopirellula retiformator genomic DNA contains:
- a CDS encoding TrmH family RNA methyltransferase — MSDFEHLRHKPPTALDEPRQLIVACCQLRSNVNLSRIVRTASCCAVSRVIVTGNMKIDPKIARDGAEQLPISRHRSLPPVLRDLKKEGYRLVGLEQTTNSVDIHHFSFVRNTVLVIGNERQGTPDDVLRLLDDVVEIPVYGMPYSFNVATATSMALYEFCRQFPTG; from the coding sequence ATGTCTGATTTCGAACATCTCCGGCATAAACCTCCCACGGCCCTCGACGAACCGCGACAGTTGATCGTCGCCTGCTGCCAATTGCGGAGCAACGTCAATCTGTCACGGATTGTGCGAACCGCGTCGTGCTGCGCCGTCTCGCGGGTGATCGTCACCGGCAACATGAAGATCGATCCGAAAATCGCCCGGGATGGCGCCGAGCAATTGCCGATTTCACGACATCGCTCGTTGCCGCCGGTGCTGCGCGATTTGAAGAAAGAAGGATATCGCCTGGTCGGGCTTGAGCAAACAACCAACTCGGTCGACATTCACCACTTCTCATTCGTGCGGAACACGGTGCTGGTGATCGGCAACGAACGGCAAGGCACGCCCGACGACGTGCTGCGGCTGCTGGACGACGTGGTGGAGATCCCGGTTTACGGCATGCCCTATAGCTTTAACGTGGCGACCGCAACCTCGATGGCGCTGTACGAGTTTTGCCGTCAGTTTCCGACTGGCTAG
- a CDS encoding phospho-sugar mutase — MSSEVDSLLSQVQGAVAAEKVTASAAENIQIWLTQPRYAAYASQVADLIKDEKWQALDDAFWTVIPFGTGGRRGRMNPVGSNAINERTIGESAQGLASYVKETVEGPLSCGIAYDTRHRSREFAELCARIMVANGIKVYFLDDYRSTPELSFLVRYKKCSCGIMVTASHNPPSDNAVKVYWSTGGQVLPPHDKAIIDRVMNVEALPLEVVFDEAVAKGDVEICTAEVDSAFIDVVKAQKFAGPRDLKLIYSPLHGVGASAVIPALEADGFTDIEVYGPHAEPDGDFPNVPGHVSNPENPVVFDAIIDRAKQVGAEFVMATDPDCDRVGCAAPVTSDLQGEWRTFNGNQIGALLCDYVLSKKKAGGSVAADSYVIKTLVTTEMVRRIADSYGVKTHGNLLVGFKYIGGTMDEVGPDNFLFGCEESHGYLVGQYARDKDAAVASMLLAELAADCKANGQTLHERLESLWWQHGYHAEHLLNQKMEGSEGMANMKKLMAKFREQPPRSLAGLKLERVRDYKNDVIVTPDGEKSPLGGPAGDMVILDLEEGNYVAVRPSGTEPKVKFYMFTFVEPEQLSLLDMAKEAMAERIAALESELKAFAAAT, encoded by the coding sequence ATGTCGAGCGAAGTCGATTCGTTGTTGAGCCAGGTTCAAGGCGCCGTCGCCGCCGAAAAAGTCACCGCCAGTGCGGCGGAAAACATCCAGATCTGGCTCACCCAACCCCGTTACGCGGCTTACGCTTCGCAAGTCGCCGATCTGATCAAGGATGAAAAGTGGCAGGCCCTTGATGACGCGTTCTGGACGGTGATTCCCTTCGGCACCGGTGGTCGTCGCGGTCGGATGAACCCGGTCGGCTCGAACGCAATCAACGAACGGACCATCGGCGAAAGCGCCCAAGGTCTCGCTTCGTACGTCAAAGAGACGGTCGAAGGTCCGTTGTCGTGCGGCATCGCCTACGACACCCGGCATCGGTCGCGGGAATTCGCCGAGTTGTGTGCCCGGATCATGGTCGCCAACGGCATCAAGGTCTATTTTCTGGACGACTACCGCAGCACGCCGGAACTGTCGTTCCTGGTTCGCTACAAGAAGTGCAGTTGCGGCATCATGGTGACCGCCAGCCACAACCCGCCCAGCGACAACGCCGTGAAGGTTTATTGGTCGACCGGCGGTCAGGTTCTACCGCCGCACGACAAGGCGATCATCGACCGGGTGATGAACGTCGAAGCGCTGCCGCTGGAGGTGGTCTTTGACGAGGCGGTGGCGAAGGGGGATGTTGAGATCTGCACGGCTGAAGTCGACTCGGCGTTTATCGACGTCGTGAAGGCTCAAAAGTTCGCCGGCCCGCGCGACTTGAAGCTGATCTACTCGCCGCTGCATGGCGTCGGCGCTTCGGCGGTGATCCCGGCCCTGGAAGCGGACGGCTTTACCGACATCGAGGTCTACGGTCCGCACGCCGAACCGGACGGCGATTTTCCGAACGTGCCGGGGCATGTATCCAATCCAGAAAACCCGGTGGTTTTCGATGCGATCATTGACCGAGCCAAGCAGGTTGGCGCCGAATTCGTCATGGCGACCGACCCTGACTGCGATCGCGTCGGCTGCGCGGCGCCGGTGACTTCCGACCTGCAGGGAGAGTGGCGTACCTTCAACGGCAACCAGATTGGCGCCTTGCTGTGCGATTACGTCCTGAGCAAGAAGAAAGCTGGCGGCTCGGTCGCGGCCGACAGCTATGTGATCAAGACGCTGGTGACGACCGAAATGGTTCGCCGCATTGCCGACAGCTACGGCGTGAAGACTCACGGCAACCTGCTGGTCGGCTTCAAGTACATCGGCGGCACGATGGACGAAGTCGGGCCCGACAATTTCCTATTCGGCTGCGAAGAGTCGCACGGTTACTTGGTTGGGCAGTACGCTCGCGACAAAGACGCGGCTGTGGCGTCGATGCTGCTGGCTGAACTGGCGGCCGATTGTAAGGCGAACGGCCAGACGTTGCACGAGCGGCTGGAGTCGCTCTGGTGGCAGCATGGCTACCATGCAGAGCACCTGCTGAACCAGAAGATGGAAGGTTCCGAGGGGATGGCCAACATGAAAAAGCTGATGGCCAAATTCCGCGAACAGCCGCCACGGTCGCTGGCCGGGCTGAAGCTGGAGCGCGTCCGCGACTACAAGAATGACGTGATCGTCACCCCCGATGGCGAAAAATCGCCTCTCGGCGGACCTGCGGGAGACATGGTGATCCTCGACCTGGAGGAAGGGAACTATGTGGCGGTTCGTCCGTCCGGGACCGAGCCGAAGGTGAAGTTCTACATGTTCACCTTCGTCGAGCCGGAACAACTGTCCTTGCTCGACATGGCGAAAGAAGCGATGGCCGAGCGGATCGCCGCCCTGGAAAGCGAGCTGAAAGCGTTCGCTGCGGCGACATAG
- the glmM gene encoding phosphoglucosamine mutase has product MKDPIISVSGLRGVVGESLTPEIAVKYVAAFAQQAAPGPILIARDGRPSGKPLAELIAGTLNFCGRDVIQADIAATPTVGVLTRQYGCGGAVQISASHNPPQYNGIKLMGQDGRVIPANQGERVLEAYRSGAAAWAPHEKLGATSPCDDTLSAHLEKVLAIVDVDTIRKRNFRVLLDSNEGAGSLLGRKLLEALGCEFEILGDQASGNFLHTPEPTEANLQGVRAKVVESGADIGFCQDPDADRLAIIDSAGRYIGEEYTVALCLNHVLTSRPGPVVINCATSLMNEAIAKKHGAPIFRSAVGEANVTDMMIAQGAVFGGEGNGGPIDPRVGYIRDSFVGMALILDTMAATSKTVGTLTDSIPRFEILKTTMPLDREQLAGSLDKLVAHFSTVDASRLDGLRFAWEDAWLLIRGSNTEPIVRIIAESPNIDRTEELCQEAAKVMQGA; this is encoded by the coding sequence GTGAAGGACCCGATCATCAGCGTTTCCGGTTTGCGGGGCGTGGTGGGGGAATCGCTCACCCCAGAGATTGCGGTCAAATATGTCGCCGCCTTTGCTCAACAGGCGGCCCCGGGCCCGATTTTGATTGCCCGCGATGGACGCCCGAGCGGCAAACCGTTGGCCGAGCTGATCGCCGGCACGCTCAACTTTTGCGGCCGAGACGTCATCCAGGCCGATATCGCCGCGACGCCGACGGTGGGCGTCTTGACCCGCCAATATGGCTGCGGCGGCGCGGTGCAGATCTCGGCCAGTCACAATCCGCCGCAGTACAACGGCATCAAACTGATGGGGCAGGACGGCCGCGTTATTCCGGCCAACCAAGGGGAACGGGTGCTGGAAGCCTACCGCAGCGGCGCCGCCGCTTGGGCCCCGCACGAGAAGCTAGGCGCCACTTCGCCGTGCGACGATACGCTTTCGGCGCATCTCGAAAAAGTGCTCGCCATCGTGGATGTCGACACGATTCGCAAGCGGAACTTCCGCGTCTTGCTCGATTCCAATGAAGGGGCTGGCAGTTTGCTGGGGCGAAAGCTTCTCGAAGCGCTCGGCTGTGAGTTTGAAATCCTCGGCGATCAGGCCAGCGGCAATTTTCTGCATACCCCAGAGCCGACCGAGGCCAACCTGCAAGGCGTTCGCGCTAAAGTCGTCGAGTCGGGCGCCGACATCGGCTTTTGCCAAGACCCCGACGCCGACCGCCTGGCGATTATCGATTCGGCCGGGCGCTACATCGGCGAAGAGTACACGGTCGCACTTTGCCTAAATCATGTCCTGACCAGTCGCCCAGGCCCGGTGGTGATCAATTGCGCCACCAGTTTGATGAATGAAGCGATCGCTAAGAAGCATGGCGCCCCGATCTTTCGCTCGGCCGTTGGCGAAGCGAACGTGACCGACATGATGATCGCCCAAGGGGCGGTCTTTGGCGGGGAAGGAAACGGCGGGCCAATTGATCCACGCGTCGGCTATATTCGCGACAGCTTTGTCGGTATGGCGCTGATCCTCGACACGATGGCGGCCACTAGCAAGACGGTCGGAACGCTAACCGATTCGATCCCGCGGTTTGAGATCCTCAAAACGACGATGCCGCTCGATCGCGAGCAACTGGCCGGGTCGCTCGACAAGCTGGTCGCCCACTTCTCCACCGTGGACGCAAGCCGCTTGGATGGACTGCGGTTTGCCTGGGAAGACGCCTGGCTATTGATCCGCGGCAGCAACACCGAACCGATCGTCCGAATCATCGCCGAAAGCCCGAACATCGACCGGACCGAAGAGCTGTGCCAGGAAGCGGCCAAGGTAATGCAAGGGGCGTAA
- a CDS encoding peptide ABC transporter substrate-binding protein codes for MKFPLRYLLPLALLGLTAIALATVLQFSDLPPADFTFANGTEVKSVDPKMVTGVPEGRVIEALFEGLYQRLPDPADPTTMITAPGQATSYELSDDKLTYTFHIREDSVWTNGEPVTAHDWVFSWQRFLHPQLPSEYAYQLWYVKNAEKYSLSKVEVGDRVEIEMADRSGPKMSPAIDGNSEQHYPRGTIRSGILQEINVVTVGEDENAKTGKYFVVNVQPTKDGEIDWDADGETQTFVKLSEENVVLKKILKDVPDVQQVNFLTVHWDEVGIKATDDHTLVVTLANPTPYFLDLVAFYPMHPVNRTCIETYGYPRWTKPENIVSNGPFTLEFRRIRDRIRLRKNPKYWDAENVKLNIIDALAVQSDTTMLNMYMNGQIDWETSIPIPALEKLQERDAARDEGSLPDLRISPMLTTYFYRVNTTRPPLDNPSVRRALNLAIDKEEIVKYITRAGQVPADSLVPTGLPGYAGGHTGQYDPKEARRLLAEAGFPDGKGFPKIQILYNTHEAHKDIASVIQQQLKKNLQIDVELRNLEWSVYLASQKNLEFDLSRAAWTADYPDPNTFLDMFVTDGENNQTGWSNAEYDQLIHDAQSEPDPAKRLEMLSEAEQILMDEAPILPIYYYVSMNIVRPYVKNFYPNLQDLHPLHILEIDEAEKQRIFAAEGLR; via the coding sequence ATGAAATTCCCGCTGCGCTATCTCCTTCCACTCGCTTTGCTGGGCCTGACGGCGATCGCGCTGGCGACCGTGCTCCAGTTCAGCGACCTCCCGCCGGCCGATTTTACGTTCGCCAATGGGACCGAAGTGAAGTCGGTTGACCCGAAGATGGTAACTGGAGTTCCGGAAGGACGGGTGATAGAGGCCCTGTTTGAGGGACTCTATCAGCGACTCCCCGATCCGGCTGATCCGACCACCATGATCACGGCCCCAGGACAGGCGACGTCTTACGAGTTGTCGGATGACAAGTTGACTTATACCTTCCACATTCGGGAGGACTCGGTTTGGACCAATGGCGAACCGGTTACCGCCCACGACTGGGTCTTTAGTTGGCAGCGTTTTCTTCACCCACAACTTCCCTCGGAATACGCCTACCAATTGTGGTATGTGAAAAACGCGGAGAAATACTCGTTATCCAAGGTCGAAGTCGGCGATCGGGTCGAGATCGAGATGGCGGACCGTTCGGGCCCTAAAATGTCGCCGGCGATCGATGGCAATTCCGAACAACATTATCCTCGCGGGACCATTCGCTCAGGCATTCTCCAAGAGATCAACGTAGTAACGGTCGGTGAAGACGAAAACGCCAAAACCGGCAAGTACTTCGTCGTGAACGTGCAACCGACCAAGGACGGCGAAATCGATTGGGATGCTGACGGCGAAACGCAAACGTTCGTCAAACTCTCGGAAGAAAACGTCGTTCTTAAGAAGATTCTGAAGGATGTGCCTGACGTCCAGCAAGTCAACTTCCTGACGGTTCACTGGGACGAAGTCGGCATCAAAGCGACGGACGATCATACGCTGGTCGTTACTCTCGCCAATCCAACTCCTTATTTCCTTGATCTGGTCGCCTTTTATCCGATGCACCCGGTCAACCGAACTTGCATCGAAACCTATGGCTATCCCAGGTGGACCAAGCCGGAAAACATCGTCTCCAATGGCCCATTCACGCTCGAATTCCGCCGCATACGTGATCGGATCCGCCTTCGAAAGAACCCCAAATATTGGGATGCGGAAAATGTGAAACTGAACATTATCGACGCGTTGGCGGTGCAGTCCGACACGACGATGTTGAACATGTACATGAATGGCCAAATCGACTGGGAAACGAGCATCCCGATTCCCGCTCTAGAGAAACTGCAAGAACGAGACGCCGCTCGCGATGAAGGTTCACTTCCTGACTTGCGAATCTCGCCGATGTTGACGACGTACTTTTACCGAGTGAACACGACTCGCCCGCCGCTGGATAATCCGTCGGTCCGCCGCGCTTTGAATCTGGCGATTGACAAAGAAGAAATCGTCAAATACATCACCCGCGCCGGACAGGTTCCTGCCGACAGCTTAGTTCCAACTGGTCTGCCGGGATATGCTGGCGGCCATACTGGCCAATATGATCCGAAGGAAGCGCGACGTTTGCTTGCGGAAGCAGGCTTTCCGGACGGCAAAGGCTTCCCCAAGATCCAGATTCTCTACAATACCCACGAAGCGCACAAAGACATCGCATCGGTGATCCAACAGCAGTTGAAGAAGAATCTGCAGATTGATGTTGAGCTGCGCAATCTGGAATGGAGCGTCTATCTCGCTTCGCAGAAAAACTTAGAATTTGATCTAAGTCGCGCTGCCTGGACCGCCGACTACCCCGATCCCAATACTTTTCTCGATATGTTTGTGACCGATGGCGAAAACAACCAGACAGGCTGGAGCAACGCTGAGTATGATCAGCTCATCCACGACGCACAATCCGAGCCCGATCCCGCGAAACGACTTGAGATGCTGAGCGAGGCCGAGCAGATTCTGATGGACGAAGCGCCAATCTTGCCAATCTACTACTATGTTTCGATGAACATCGTTCGTC
- a CDS encoding ArsR/SmtB family transcription factor encodes MTLAQDYAYSSLSDRPATPRTFPPNENGSVSAETAPAPAPAPTGPDPLNDGTAKDLVQLFKLLADETRLRILCFLLQEKELNVRTLCELLGQSQPAVSHHLALMRVAGLVDSRRDGKHNFYRILPDRVGELLELLFQQTPGVANSELRVQEHCVRYFTVSQ; translated from the coding sequence ATGACGCTAGCGCAAGACTACGCGTACAGCTCGCTATCGGACCGCCCCGCCACCCCGCGAACCTTTCCGCCGAACGAGAACGGAAGCGTCTCGGCCGAAACAGCGCCTGCTCCGGCTCCGGCGCCAACTGGCCCCGATCCGCTGAATGACGGAACGGCCAAAGATCTCGTTCAACTCTTCAAACTATTGGCGGACGAAACCCGCTTGCGGATTCTCTGCTTCCTGCTGCAAGAGAAAGAATTGAATGTTCGCACCCTGTGCGAATTGCTCGGCCAAAGCCAACCGGCCGTCAGTCACCACTTGGCGCTGATGCGGGTAGCGGGACTGGTCGATTCGCGCCGTGACGGCAAGCACAACTTCTATCGTATTTTGCCCGACCGCGTCGGCGAACTGTTGGAGCTGTTGTTCCAGCAAACTCCTGGCGTCGCCAATAGCGAACTCCGCGTGCAAGAACACTGCGTACGCTACTTTACCGTATCGCAGTAG
- a CDS encoding DUF1501 domain-containing protein, translated as MDPRQEYGQALSRRHFFKLGGLGLGTAALSSMLPERAAAAPLSTSGGLPSVPHFAPKAKRAIYLFMAGAPSQMDTLDYKPTMGDWYDKDLPESVRQGQRLTTMTSGQTRFPIAPSKFKFTQHGKSGAWVSELLPHTAKMVDDIAIVKSLHTEAINHDPAITYICTGNQLPGRPSLGSWLSYGLGSENKDLPSFVVMTPSWSGRRDAQALYNRLWGSGFLPSKYQGVSLRSQGDPILFLSNPDGVSGDIRRKMLDSLGRMNQQALAEIGDPETQSRIAQYEMAFRMQTSVPELTDMSGETQHTLDMYGPEATKPGTFASSCLMARRMIERDVRFVQIFHRGWDQHGNIAGDLPKQCRDIDQPAWALIQDLKQRGLLDDTLVVWGGEFGRTVYSQGGLSKENYGRDHHPRCFSVWMAGGGIKPGLVYGETDEFSYNITQNPVHIHDLNATILHCLGIDHRKLSVQFQGLDMRLTGVEEQHPVHDILL; from the coding sequence ATGGATCCTCGCCAAGAGTATGGGCAAGCCCTCTCGCGCCGCCACTTTTTTAAGCTTGGCGGTTTAGGACTGGGAACCGCCGCACTGAGTTCGATGCTGCCAGAGCGGGCTGCCGCCGCGCCGCTGTCGACTTCCGGCGGTTTGCCGTCGGTACCTCACTTCGCCCCCAAGGCGAAGCGAGCGATTTATCTGTTCATGGCCGGCGCCCCGAGCCAGATGGACACGCTCGACTACAAACCGACGATGGGCGACTGGTACGACAAAGACTTGCCCGAATCGGTTCGTCAAGGACAACGTCTGACGACGATGACCTCGGGACAAACGCGTTTTCCGATCGCTCCCTCCAAGTTCAAGTTCACGCAGCACGGCAAGTCAGGCGCCTGGGTCAGCGAGCTGCTGCCCCACACCGCGAAAATGGTGGACGATATCGCAATCGTCAAGTCGCTGCACACCGAGGCGATCAACCACGATCCAGCGATCACCTACATTTGTACTGGCAATCAGTTGCCGGGGCGTCCTAGCCTTGGTTCGTGGCTCAGCTACGGTTTGGGCTCCGAAAACAAAGACTTGCCGTCGTTCGTCGTGATGACGCCCAGTTGGAGCGGTCGTCGCGACGCCCAGGCGCTTTACAACCGTCTGTGGGGCTCCGGTTTCTTGCCGAGCAAATACCAAGGGGTTTCGCTCCGCAGCCAAGGAGACCCGATTCTCTTTTTATCGAATCCCGACGGCGTTAGCGGCGACATCCGCCGCAAGATGCTCGACTCGCTCGGCCGCATGAACCAACAAGCGTTGGCCGAAATTGGCGATCCCGAGACGCAATCCCGCATCGCCCAGTACGAAATGGCGTTCCGCATGCAGACGTCGGTTCCGGAACTGACCGACATGAGCGGCGAGACGCAACATACGCTGGATATGTACGGCCCCGAGGCGACCAAGCCCGGTACGTTCGCTTCGAGCTGCTTGATGGCGCGTCGCATGATCGAACGGGATGTCCGGTTTGTGCAGATTTTCCATCGTGGTTGGGATCAACATGGCAACATCGCCGGCGATTTGCCCAAGCAGTGCCGCGACATCGACCAACCCGCCTGGGCGTTGATTCAAGATCTGAAGCAACGAGGTCTGCTCGACGACACCTTAGTGGTTTGGGGGGGCGAGTTCGGTCGCACCGTATACAGCCAAGGAGGCCTGTCGAAGGAGAACTACGGTCGTGACCATCACCCCCGCTGTTTCAGCGTCTGGATGGCCGGCGGTGGAATTAAGCCGGGCCTCGTCTACGGCGAGACCGACGAATTCAGCTACAACATTACGCAAAATCCGGTTCATATCCATGATCTGAACGCCACAATTTTGCATTGTCTGGGAATCGACCACCGCAAGTTGTCGGTGCAGTTCCAAGGTCTCGACATGCGATTGACCGGCGTTGAAGAACAACACCCGGTCCACGACATCCTGTTGTAA
- a CDS encoding FKBP-type peptidyl-prolyl cis-trans isomerase, with product MKIGKHSVVTIDYTLKDDDGELIDTSSGGDPLVYLHGIGALIPGMESALDGKKKGDIFQIVVPPDQGYGEYDEDDVMEIDLDAFEDPSQVQVGMELVLETEDEGEFAAVVTKMGDGVAIVDRNHPLAGMTLHFDVVVRDVREATPEEIEHGHAH from the coding sequence ATGAAAATTGGCAAACATTCGGTCGTCACCATCGACTACACCTTGAAAGACGACGACGGCGAACTGATCGACACCTCTAGCGGCGGCGATCCGCTAGTCTACCTGCACGGAATCGGCGCGCTGATTCCCGGCATGGAGTCGGCGCTAGACGGCAAGAAAAAGGGGGACATCTTCCAAATTGTCGTTCCGCCTGATCAAGGCTACGGCGAGTATGACGAAGACGACGTCATGGAAATCGACCTCGACGCCTTTGAAGATCCGAGCCAGGTCCAGGTCGGCATGGAATTGGTCCTGGAAACGGAAGACGAAGGAGAATTCGCCGCCGTCGTGACCAAGATGGGGGATGGCGTCGCCATTGTCGATCGTAATCACCCCCTGGCCGGCATGACGCTTCATTTTGACGTCGTCGTCCGCGACGTTCGCGAAGCGACGCCCGAAGAGATCGAGCACGGTCACGCTCACTAA
- a CDS encoding TlpA disulfide reductase family protein — MKPLRHIALAVMLPGLLAVGCAKPSAPGPSDTGEATVAPKPAAAAPPKEVTVRVLDYEGIRMLVESQRGKVVVVDYWATDCPPCLKEFPGLVDLDRQYADQGVVCVSVSLDYIGLPNKPAADYIPQVKPFLEKFGATFDNVLAGDDVDTMLEKLKLGSPPAVYVYAQDGTLAKRFDNSSVSSEEDAFTYADVESLVVELLAANHR, encoded by the coding sequence GTGAAACCTCTACGACACATCGCGCTGGCGGTCATGCTCCCTGGTTTGCTTGCCGTCGGCTGTGCAAAGCCAAGTGCGCCGGGGCCATCCGATACGGGCGAAGCGACCGTCGCGCCGAAGCCGGCGGCGGCAGCGCCGCCGAAAGAAGTGACCGTCCGCGTTCTGGACTACGAGGGGATCCGGATGCTGGTCGAGAGCCAGCGGGGCAAGGTGGTGGTGGTCGACTACTGGGCGACCGATTGCCCCCCGTGCTTGAAAGAATTCCCCGGGCTGGTCGATCTCGACCGCCAATACGCCGACCAAGGAGTCGTCTGCGTGAGCGTCAGCCTGGACTATATCGGCTTGCCGAACAAACCGGCCGCCGACTACATCCCGCAAGTCAAACCGTTCCTGGAGAAGTTCGGCGCGACGTTTGATAACGTCCTCGCCGGCGACGACGTCGATACGATGCTCGAGAAGTTGAAACTCGGCTCGCCGCCAGCGGTTTATGTTTACGCCCAGGATGGCACGCTCGCCAAACGCTTTGACAATTCCAGCGTCTCCTCCGAAGAGGACGCGTTCACTTATGCCGACGTCGAGAGCCTCGTCGTCGAGTTGCTGGCCGCGAACCATCGTTAA
- a CDS encoding UvrB/UvrC motif-containing protein has product MKDIQGRVIYVGKAKNLRSRAGSYFNAEAASDIRTGYWVGEIADADFVETDSEVDALLMEARLVKDIQPKYNKDLKDDKSFPYLMITQREDFPRVEFTREPQEKNAKLYGPFASAGALRGAIQVLQRIFKFRTCSLDIDENDERWKWFRPCLLASINQCTAPCNLRITKEEYRKDIRRLQMFLEGSRDRLLKQLREEMLEASKTLQFEKAAKLRDEIDMLERLDERGELETHAQPEVFYIDPKKGLAGLRKVLQLPTTPRSIEGVDIAHLQGGETVASLVQFLDGLPFKPGYRRYKIKSVKGVDDFRSIHEVVARRFKKLHAEGEVFPDILLIDGGKGQLNAALAAFRDLQIEPPTLVSLAKKEEEIFRPGQAEPLRLSRHAFALRLLQYVRDEAHRFAQHYHHILRSKSTFGE; this is encoded by the coding sequence ATGAAGGATATCCAGGGCCGGGTGATCTACGTCGGCAAGGCGAAGAACCTGCGCAGCCGCGCCGGCAGCTATTTCAACGCCGAAGCGGCGTCCGATATTCGAACCGGCTATTGGGTGGGAGAGATCGCCGACGCCGATTTTGTGGAGACCGACAGCGAGGTCGACGCCCTGCTGATGGAAGCTCGGTTGGTGAAAGACATCCAGCCCAAATACAACAAAGATCTGAAGGACGACAAGTCGTTCCCGTACCTGATGATCACGCAGCGGGAAGACTTTCCGCGGGTCGAGTTTACCCGCGAGCCGCAAGAGAAAAACGCCAAACTGTACGGGCCTTTCGCCAGCGCCGGGGCGCTGCGAGGCGCCATCCAAGTGCTGCAGCGGATCTTCAAGTTTCGGACCTGCAGTCTGGACATTGACGAAAACGACGAGCGCTGGAAGTGGTTCCGCCCCTGTCTGTTGGCGAGCATCAACCAGTGCACCGCGCCCTGCAATTTGCGAATTACCAAAGAGGAGTATCGCAAAGACATCCGCCGGCTGCAGATGTTCTTGGAAGGAAGCCGCGATCGGCTGCTGAAGCAACTGCGGGAAGAGATGTTGGAGGCCTCCAAGACGCTGCAGTTTGAGAAAGCGGCGAAGCTGCGCGACGAGATCGACATGCTCGAGCGGCTCGACGAGCGGGGCGAGCTAGAAACGCACGCCCAGCCCGAGGTTTTTTACATCGATCCGAAAAAAGGACTTGCCGGTTTGCGGAAAGTGCTGCAACTGCCGACCACGCCGCGGTCGATCGAAGGGGTCGACATCGCCCACTTGCAGGGCGGGGAAACGGTCGCCAGTCTGGTGCAGTTTTTGGATGGCTTGCCGTTTAAGCCCGGTTATCGCCGTTACAAGATCAAGAGCGTCAAAGGAGTCGACGACTTTCGCAGCATCCACGAAGTGGTCGCGCGGCGGTTCAAGAAACTACACGCCGAAGGAGAGGTTTTTCCCGATATCCTGTTGATCGACGGCGGCAAGGGGCAACTGAACGCCGCGCTGGCCGCCTTTCGCGATTTGCAGATCGAACCGCCCACCTTGGTTTCGCTCGCCAAGAAGGAGGAAGAGATCTTCCGCCCCGGCCAGGCCGAGCCGCTACGTCTTAGCCGCCACGCGTTTGCGCTGCGGCTGCTGCAATATGTGCGTGACGAGGCGCACCGCTTTGCGCAGCACTACCACCACATATTGCGTAGCAAGAGCACGTTTGGCGAATAA